The following proteins are encoded in a genomic region of Ornithodoros turicata isolate Travis chromosome 6, ASM3712646v1, whole genome shotgun sequence:
- the LOC135397419 gene encoding nuclear valosin-containing protein-like codes for MNSNPDKCRKRCFGGDPRLLPRIKQVLEETTDPDDIADRLQNLFPEYRRKKRNPFVFAITEILQGLTQDTPDANMVNKSVTDLYKESPRRKKARKDDVDQVVEEAIEKRQKEVALYESTTRFSELGGIQGPLVEVCNMLIHLKHPEVYKKLGVMPPRGFLLHGPPGCGKTLLAHAVAGELELPMIKVAAPEVVAGVSGESEQRIRELFEKAVASAPCILFLDEIDAVTPKRETAQREMERRIVAQLLYSMDNLSQSGAQVLVIGATNRPDALDPALRRAGRFDREISLGIPNEAARSQILQVLCKKLTLSTDVDFEWLAHQTPGFVGADLMALTREATMAAINRVFHTTFHTECSKLERTLSLLRETTPFNEEQLANLSVEFQDFKMALKAVQPSATREGFASVPHITWDHVGALTHVREALQIAIMGPVKHREKYESLGLTTSTGILLYGPPGCGKTLLAKAVANEAGINFISVKGPELLNMYVGESERAVRLCFQRARNSAPCVIFFDELDALCPRRSDAGEGGATARVVNQMLTEMDGLEPRKQVFVLAATNRLDIIDHAMLRPGRLDQTLYVGLPSDQDRVDILHKLTRIQPKLHPDVSLRDLAARCQRFSGADLAALVRQASILALTEHLKDETMDLLVTAQHFDAALHKVKPSIAMEKHGQS; via the exons ATGAACAGCAATCCAGATAAATGTCGAAAGCGATGCTTCGGTGGCGATCCACGCTTACTACCCCGCATCAAACAAGTACTCGAAGAAACCACCGACCCGGACGACATTGCGGATAGGCTGCAAAACTTATTTCCCGAGTatcgaagaaagaaaaggaacccTTTCGTGTTCGCCATCACCGAGATTCTCCAAGGATTAACTCAAGATACACCCGACGCAAACATGGTGAATAAATCCGTCACGGATCTTTACAAAGAATCACCGAGgagaaagaaagcaagaaaagatGACGTTGATCAAGTAGTGGAGGAAGCGATCGAGAAACGGCAAAAAGAGGTTGCCTTGTATGAATCGACAACCCGATTTTCAGAGCTTGGCGGCATCCAAGGTCCTTTGGTAGAAGTATGCAACATGTTAATTCATCTTAAGCATCCTGAAGTGTACAAGAAGCTGGGAGTGATGCCACCTCGAGGATTCCTTTTGCACGGGCCCCCTGGATGTGGCAAGACACTGCTCGCACATGCTGTGGCTGGGGAACTAGAGCTGCCCATGATCAAG GTAGCAGCTCCCGAAGTGGTGGCCGGTGTCTCGGGAGAATCGGAGCAACGGATACGAGAGTTGTTCGAGAAGGCTGTCGCCTCCGCACCTTGTATTCTCTTCCTGGACGAAATCGACGCCGTCACACCCAAACGGGAAACGGCCCAGCGCGAGATGGAACGTCGAATTGTGGCTCAACTGCTTTATAGCATGGACAATTTAAGCCAGAGTGGAGCCCAAGTGCTCGTCATTGGAGCAACAAATCGGCCAGACGCACTGGACCCAGCCCTTCGTAGGGCAGGAAGGTTTGACAGGGAGATCTCTCTGGGTATTCCCAACGAGGCTGCACGATCACAGATACTGCAG GTGCTGTGCAAGAAACTCACTTTGAGTACAGACGTGGACTTTGAGTGGTTGGCCCATCAAACACCAGGCTTTGTTGGAGCTGACCTCATGGCTCTCACAAGGGAGGCTACCATGGCAGCCATTAATAGAGTGTTTCATACCACATTCCACACTGAATGTTCCAAGCTAGAGAGAACATTATCTCTATTGAGAGAAACAACTCCATTCAACGAggaacagctggctaacctgtCTGTCGAGTTTCAAGATTTCAAGATGGCTCTGAAGGCAGTTCAGCCCTCGGCTACACGGGAAGGATTTGCTAGCGTTCCTCACATCACATGGGACCATGTGGGTGCTCTTACTCACGTACGGGAAGCATTGCAA ATAGCTATTATGGGTCCCGTGAAACACCGTGAGAAATATGAATCCTTGGGGTTGACCACTTCAACGGGCATCTTGCTTTATGGGCCCCCAGGTTGTGGAAAAACTCTTCTCGCTAAGGCTGTGGCTAATGAGGCGGGCATAAACTTCATCTCAGTCAAG GGTCCCGAGCTTCTCAACATGTACGTGGGCGAGAGTGAGCGTGCTGTGCGACTGTGCTTTCAGCGTGCTCGCAACTCAGCTCCGTGCGTCATTTTCTTTGACGAGCTGGATGCCCTCTGTCCAAGACGATCAGATGCTGGTGAGGGAGGGGCCACAGCTCGGGTCGTCAATCAGATGCTCACAGAGATGGATGGACTGGAGCCGAGGAAACAG GTGTTTGTCCTGGCAGCTACCAACCGTCTGGACATAATTGACCACGCAATGCTTCGTCCAGGAAGACTGGACCAGACCCTGTATGTGGGTCTCCCTAGTGACCAAGATCGTGTGGACATCCTACATAAGCTGACACGCATTCAGCCCAAACTCCACCCAGACGTCTCCCTCAGGGATTTGGCCGCTCGTTGCCAACGCTTCTCAGGAGCTGATCTGGCAGCACTGGTACGCCAGGCATCCATCTTGGCTCTCACGGAACACCTCAAGGATGAGACGATGGATTTGCTTGTGACTGCTCAACATTTTGATGCAGCTTTGCACAAAGTAAAGCCTTCCATAGCTATGGAAAAACATGGTCAGAGTTGA